The genomic stretch ACCGCCTGATTACTTTTTAGCGCCTCAATCAACTGGCGGCCTCCGCCGTCTTTGTGGATAATCATTGCCTCTTGCTTAAGCCGGTAAGAATTAAGCAGGGCATTTAACCTGGGAAAACCCTGATCGCGGACAAACAGGACAAAAGGAAAACCTAAATTCGCGCAAATAATATTGGAAAGCTCCCAATTACCCTCGTGCACAATCAGAAAAATTACCCCCTTGCCTCTTTTAAAAGCTGCCTGGATATTATCCTTATTTTCGATATGGATATACTTTTCAAGATACCGCTTATTTATGCGCGGGATAATTGAAATCTCGATTATGTTCTGGCCAAAAGCCTGATAGGCTTTGCGGGTAATCCTGGCGCTGGATGCGCAATCAAATTTATCCGCAACCGTCTTTCTGATATTGGCATAAGCAATAGCCCGGTGCCGCTTGTCAAATAAATAAATAAGGTCTCCCAGCCTCCTGCCTAAGAAAAGGCTGAAATTTAAGGGCACAAAATAGGTAAAAAAACTTAAACCCCTAAAGAGAATACAAATTAAGTAATCTGCGATTAAATTCTGTTTCATTTTTAGTTATGCTTAGTTTTATATCCAGGGCCACTATAGCTGCCCCCCAAATTTGCAACTCCCTGATCTTTACGGCATCCTTCTGCGTAGTAATGATGGCAGCTAAATTCATTTGGCGCGCTGCTTTGATAATACTATCAATATCTGCCTGCGTATAATCATGGTGATCGACAAACCTGAATGCTTTTGCGATCCTAATTCCCAGCGAAGAGACACAATCCTCAAACCCTTGCGGATTGCCGATACCGGAGAATACCGCTGCACTCTTGCCCTTAAAAGAATCCAAACTTAAAGAACCATCGGGACCGGATATATTGCTAAACCCTTCTGGCTTATGCATTGACTCTACGATCAAAGCCTGAGAGTTTATACCCCTTAATTTAGCGCAAAGTTCAGCGGTGTCCTGATCAGCACCAACTTGAGTCAATACAAAAATGTCCGCGCGCCTTAACGCGCTTAAAGGCTCCCGTAAAAATCCGGCCGGCAGCATGCGGTAATTACCAAACGGATTGGCCGCATCAATAGTCACTGTCTCCAGGTCTTTGAATATCCGCCACTGCTGTAAGCCGTCATCCAGGATCAAGGTATCTGCCGCATAATCCCTCACTGCTTTAAAAGCCGCTCTTACCCTGTTTTTATCGACAATCACCCGGATAAACGGAAGTTTTTTCTGCAGCATTGCCGGTTCATCGCCTATGCTTTGGGCCCCTTGTTTTCCGGTATCCCGTTTATAGCCCCGGCTTAAGACCACAATTTTTTTGCCTTGCGAACTTAGCTTACCGGCTAAATATTCGACAAAAGTAGTTTTGCCTGTCCCGCCCAGAGTAATATTCCCGACGCTAATTACTTTGGCGCCAAAACGCACCGGCTTTATTCTATAGAAACACGTCAGAATGACTACTGCTAAACCGTAAACAAAAGAAAGCGCAAATAAAAAACTTCTTAACAATACCGCCAAAGGGCCATTAATCTTGTAGCTAACCAGATTATAAAGATATTCTCTCGGTGAAAGCATAACTTAAATCACCTTAAACAGCATTAAGAATCCAATAACGATAAACATGGAAGCGCCAACATAACGGATCAAATCCGGCCGGATAAATTTTGCCATCAGCGCCCCCAGAAAGACTGAAATCACCGTAACGACAATATAGGCGCTCACCGAATCTAACCAAACAGTTACCGGCCTGCCGGTTTTGGCTGCCATGCCAATACCTACTAATTGCGTCTTATCCGCTAATTCCGCGAAAAATACCGCTCCAAAGGTAGCAACAAAGACCTCCCAATTCATCTCTAACTCTCCTCTCTAATATACGTATGTTAACAAAATATGATATCATATAAGGAGCATCCAGGCAAATGATTTCAAAGGTAAAAACTTAAGAATGGCAATGGGATATGAAATTTATTGGCTTACGCGGGTCCTGCCGATGACTGTTTCTCCTCCGCCTGGAGCGTCGTCGAACCCAGTCATCGTCACCCGCTAAGAATATGCTAATTTACAAGATTTCCGGTTTTTGCTGTAGGCACAATTAGAAGACTTTCGGCATTCCTAACTATTGATAGTGTGCAAGGAATTACGGCGAGTGCAGGCAATATCATTACGCGTAAGGAACACTGCGCTGCCGAAAGGAGCCGTAAGCCGCAGCACACGGCGAAAATCTTCGTGCCGAAGCAAAAGACGGAAAGCGAATTATTATTAGTATGTTTAGATTAATCCGAGGGCCTGAAGGAAAGGTTGCGGTCGATAAACTCAATCAATTTTTGCTGGTTGACCGTAGAGATATTGCGAAATTCCACCCCGATCCCCGGATACTCGTGCATCTGGACTTCTTTATCCGGGACCCAGACGACGACCGCCTCAAGTTCCAACTCCTCATTTTTTGGCGCAAGCTTCATCTTAAGCAGAACTTCATCCCCAAGCTTGAATTTAGCGCAGCCAAAGATGAAGGCGCCCACCGCGCTTAAGTTAATTATGTCAACCTTAAGGCATGCCGGAGAATCCTCTTTTTTGGATTTTAATTCTATTTTCAAATCGATGGGCAGGCGCTTGAACCTGCGGCGCAGCTGCATCTTCTTGATATTCTCGATAATCTTGTCTTCCTTAAAACTGTCTAGCGCCAAATCTTCGCTGGCATAGATCTCAATTACCCTGTCGGTGCCGGAGATCGCAAATACCCTTTTAAGATGCGCCGGGATATTTACAAATTTCATCCTGCCCCGGTGGTTAATCACCTCTTTATAAGCAATGATCACAACCGATACCCCCATATAATCTATCGCTTCAACATCCTCCAGGTTGCAAAGAATATCGGTGTACCCGTCGCGCACGCATTGGCCAACTACTTCCACCAGGTTAGCCGAATCAACATCGATGCGGCCGCTTAAATCCAAAATAACGATATTTCCTGATTGCCTTGCTTTTATCTCTAACATGTTAGTTTAAATTCGATTAGCGGGTTGCCTTTGAGAGTATTATGCGCCGGACAATTCTTGATAAATTCAAGCAGGGCCTTCTGCCTGCGCTCATCCAGCCCGGAATTTTTTAAATCTATATCCACATTGATTTTTCGAAAAGAAAATGGAGATTCATTGGAAAGTTCCGCAAAAACATTTAGCTTAAAATTCTCCAGGTTTAATTTGGATCCCTGCGCGTATTTACGGATATATACACCCAGGCAACTGCCTACCCCTGCTAAAAGCGCATCCAGAGGAGTCAACCCCTTGCCCTTTGCGTCGATAATGAATTCGCTTTCCCCTGCCTTAACCGTAAAAGCTAAATCCTGATTGTGCGTAACCTGAACCTTATACATTAAGCACCCTAATAGGCTTTTGCTTCAGCCTGTTTCTGCCAAAATTTAAAAAGCGCGATATTCTCTTTTGCCAACAATCCCGGGGTAATTTTAATTTTGCTTTTGCTTAACCTTTTTAATTTTAAATTAGAAACTGCCAGCTCATTAAAACCAAAATTCTTGGCATCTTTTATCCCGGCGCCAAAAACTACCCGTGAGATCCTGGCCCAATGACAGGCGGAAAAACACATCGGGCAGGGCTCGCAGGTAGAATAAATAGTGCAGCCGGATAAATCTATCTTTTTTAGCGACTTACAAGCAGAACGAATGGCGGTAATTTCAGCGTGGGCGGTAATATCCGTATCCTTCCAAACAAGATTATGGTTAGAGGCAATAACTTTATTTTTCTCTACAATACAGACGCCAAAAGGGGTCTGGCCTTTTTTTACCCCCTGTCTTGCCTTCGCTATCGCCAGGCGCATAAATTTTAAATCCTGTTTTTTCATCAAACCTTTCTTACCAACAAACCCAATATACAGCTCAAGGATGTCCCTAAATTTACAATGATCGTCAAGCCGCACATTTTTTCCAGCTTCTGCTTGTCTTTATATTCTCCTTTTAACATCCCGCCGGCTAATATTAACCCAAGGACAAATACCGGAAAATAAAAAATCCCGCTTATCAACGGAAACCCTGAAGCCATCGCCCAAAAAAACGTAACCGCAGAACAAACAACTAACAAAGTATAAAGAAGGGCCCCTTTGGCTTTGCCTATGCGCACCAATAAATTAAGTTTACCGGCCTGGATATCCGCCGGATAATCCGGATATTCATTAATCAATATTATATTCACCACAGTACCGGCAGCCGGAAGAGAAATTAATGCCGCCAGGATATCAAAACGGGCTGCCTGGATATAAAAACCCGCATTTACCGCTAACCAGCCAAAGGCATAAGCAATGAAAATTTCCCCGATCCCCCGGCTTACCCAGCGCAAAGGCGGCTTGGAATAAAAAAATCCGCAGATTATCCCCGAAATACCTAACAATAGAGTCCACTTACCGGTATTAAAATAAAACTGTAAAATTAATCCTACCGCTAATGCCAGAAAAATAACCAGGCCGGTTAAGACCTTTACTCTTTTAGGCGCAATGATATTTTCTACCAACACCTGGCTGCCGCCGCTAAAAAAATTTTTCTCTAAAGTTATGCTTAGGCGGTCTTCTTTAAGATCATAGACCTCTCCGCTATAATGCGCAGCTAATTGCACAAGCAAAGCTCCGCTCAATCCCAGTAAAAAGATCGCCCAGCTGAATCTTCCCGCAAGATACCCGGCAAGTAAGGCGCCCAAAATATACGGCAGGACTGTCACGCTTAAAAAGGGAACCCGGGAAAGCAATAACCAGTATTTTAGCCTTGCCATATTTTAGTTAACGCGATATCTTGATTATTTTATATTTTAGGATTCCGGCAGGAATCTTAATTTCGGCAATTTCGTTTTCCTTATGCCCCAATAACCCCTGCCCTACCGGAGAGCTTACCGAAATTTTATTTTGATTATAATCCGCCTCAAGCTCGGAAACCAAAGTATACTCCAATTCCTCATCCGTATCCATATCCTTTAACTTTACCGTTGCCCCGATCAAAACTTCATCGTTGGGTATATTCTTATCCAGAATGCGGACACGCGCCAGCTTCCCCTCTAGTTCCATAATCTGTTTTTCATTATGGGCCTGGGCGTCTTTTGCCGCATCATACTCGGCGTTTTCGCTAATGTCACCGTGGCTTCTTGCCTCACCCACGGCTTTAGAGAGCTGCCGGCGCTTAACTGTTTTTAATTGTTCCAGTTGGCTGGATAATTTTTCATAACCTTCCTGCGTCAGATAAATTTCACCGCTCATATTGGCTCCTTGTCTACCTAGACAACACCCGTTGAATAACCTGAATGTTTTTCAGTGTCGCGCCTTTATTGGCGATAATCAATCCATAACCCCGCTGCGCCATTTCTTTGGCCGCAAAAGGGCTACCTAAAATCTCTTTTATTTTGGCGACCAACTCTTCGCAATCATGCGCCATAAGTGCCCCTTTATTTTTCAGGAAAAGTTCGCTGATATCCCGGAAGTTGAACATATACGGCCCGAAAATTACCGGTTTTTTCAGGCTGGCCGGCTCAAGAATATTATGGCCGCCTTTCTTAACCAGGCTTCCGCCCATAAAAACGATATCGGCAGCAGAATAATAATTAAACAGCTCGCCGATAACATCGAGTATAAATATAGCTTTATTAATACAGGTTGGGCATGCGCCGGTAATACTGGAAATAAAAATCGGCATAAAACCCTTGCCTGTTGCAAGGCTGGCAATTTCTTTACTGCGCTGCGGATGCCGGGGCGCGATAAGGAGTTTTAATTCAGGGAAAACAATCAGAAGCTGCGCATAAGCTTTAAAGATTAACTCTTCCTCTCTTGGATGCGTACTTCCGCAAACCAGTAATTTATCATTCTGGCCAAGCCATAATTTTTGCCGATATGCCAAAACATTTATTGCCGAAGACTCTTCCAGGTCAATATCAAATTTTACATTTCCCGTAACCTGAATATTCTGTTTTTCTACTCCTAAATTTTGTAAACGCAGGGCGTCAGCCTCTGACTGCATACAGAATCGGTTAACTTTTCTCAATATTGTCCGGATAAATAATTTGATCGCAGAATATCCGGCATAAGAACGGTCGGAAATCCTGCCGTTGACCGTAATCACCGGTATCCTCTGTTTATAAAGGCAGCTGATCAGATTCGGCCAGATTTCAGTTTCAGCGATAATAAACACGCAAGGGTTAATCTTTTTTAAAACCTTGCTGACGATAAAACTAAAATCTAAAGGAAGGTAAGTTAAAAAGTCGCCGGAATTGACCAGGCCTCCAGCGACCTTATTTCCCGTGGCAGTTACGGTAGAGATAACTATTTTCTTCTGCGGATAAGTTTCTCTTAACTGGCTGACCAATCCTTTTATGGCAACGGCTTCCCCCACGCTTACAGCATGAATCCAGATCGGCCGATCCAAATTTAAATCCTGCGGCAGGCTGCCCAGGCGCCTGGCGAATCCCTGATGAAATTTCCCGCGGAATAAATATAAAGGAAGATAAATCAGCGAAAAAATAAAAAATATTAAATCATAAATTATAAACATAACTCAAACTTTAGGCGTGCGGATGCGCCTGATCATAAACACTCTTTAATTTCTCGGTGGTTAAATGCGTATAAATCTGCGTGGTCGATAAATTCGCATGGCCCAGGAGCTCCTGCACTGTGCGCAGGTCTGCGCCGCGGTTTAAAAGATGCGTGGCAAATGAATGCCTGAAGGTGTGGGCGGAAACTCCCGGTTTGATTCCGGCTGCCTTCAAATATTTCACCAAAACATAACGCACGCCGCGGGTGGTAATGCGCCGGCTGTTGTTATTCAGGAATACGGCATCGGCCGGTTTTTTTCTTTTATCCAAATACTTGCGGATAGCCAAAAGCGCTGTTTCTCCCATTGGGACGATCCTTTCCTTTTTGCCTTTGCCCCTGATTTTAAGAATCCCGCTGATAAAATCAATATCATCCAGGTTTAATCCTACCAATTCCGAAATACGCAACCCGCTGGAATAAAACGCCTCTAAGATCGCCCGGTCGCGTAAACCCAAAAGATCATCTTTATTTTTGCCATGAGCCGATTCAATTAGTTTGTAAACCTCCTCCTCGGTCATAAAGGACGGCAGGTGCTTTTCCAATTTGGGGCTGGAGAGCATCAGCATGGGGTTGGTTTTAATATAGCTTTCGCGGGTAAGAAATTTAAAAAAACTGCGCAATGAAGAAAGCCGGCGGCCGACAGTACGGTTGCCTAAGTTTTTTTCCTTTAAAACCGCCAAATATTTCCTAAGCATCAAATAGTCGATCTTCTCAAGATCAGCGCCGGTGATAAACTTATTAAACCCCTCAAGGTCTAATTTATAATTTATGATCGTATAAGGAGAATAATTTTTTTCAATTTCTAAATACCGCACGAACTTTTCAATGTACTTCTCCATAATTATTCTTTATCCTCTGGCAAAGTGCGCGAGGTAAATGTGCACTTGGGAAAATTTGAGCAGCCGTAGAAAACCCCGCGTTTAGAATGGCGTTCAATCAATTCTCCGCCGCAATTCTCAATAGGGCACTTAACCCCTGAAGTAATGGATTTAGAATTCTTGCACTTAGGGAAACCGGAGCAGCTTAAAAATTTACCGCGCCTGCCCCACTTCACAATCAGAGGCTTACCGCATTTATCGCAAACCTGGTCGGTAATAATCACTTCCTTGACAATATTTGCCTGGGCAAAATCCAAACTCTCTTTAAAAGGCGCGTAAAAATCTTCTAAAACTTTTTGGCGGTTAAGGGTGCCTTCTTCAATCTCATCCAGCTCCTCTTCCATAAGCGCGGTAAACTTAAGATCCAGGATCCTGGGAAAATATTCCACCAGCATATCATTAACCTTAAAGCCCAGTTCCGTCGGATTAAGGTATCCTTTGATCCGGCGCACGTAATCACGCAGAATAATCGTATAGATAATCGGCGCGTATGTCGAAGGCCGGCCAATACCCTCTTCTTCCAAAGCTTTAATTAGTGAGCTGTCCGAATACCTTGCCGGCGGCTTGGTAAAATGCTGCGAAGGAGTAAGCGCCTCTAAACCCAGGACTTCCCCCTGTTCAAGCGGAGGGATCACATTTTTGATTTTTTCTTTTTCCTCATCTTCTTTTTCCTCATCTTCACTCCTATTATAAGCCGCCAAAAATCCCTCAAACAAAAGATAGCTCCCATTGGCAACAAATAAATATTTATCCGCCGTAATATCCACAGCGGTAGCTAAAAATTCCGCAGGTTTCATCTGGCTGGCCAAAAAACGGTTATAGATAAGTTCGTAAAGCCGTATCTGGTCATGATTAAGAAAATTTTTCAGGCTCTCCGGAGAACGGCCAACATAACTTGGCCGGATTGCCTCATGCGCCTCTTGCGCGGATTTCTTGGCTTTAAAGACATTCGGCTTATCCGGAAGAAAATCTTGACCAAAACTCCTGCCAATATGCTCACGCACCTCCTGGATTGCAACGCTAGCGACATTCGGAGAATCCGTACGCATATAAGTAATCAGGCCCACCGGATTATCTTCTCCGATATTTATACCTTCATAAAGCTGCTGGGCCACCAGCATGGTCTTGGAAGCATTAAACCGGAGCTTATTAAACGCTTCCTGCTGCATGGTGCTGGTAATAAACGGGGCCGGAGGATAACGCTTTTTTTCTGTTTTTTTAATCTCTAAAACTTTAAATTCTTTATCTTTTAACTGGTCGCAAATACCCTGCGCATCTTGTTGTCGGCTAATCTCTGCTTTCTGACCGTCGATTTTTTCAAGTTTGGCGCAAAAATGGCTCTCTCCGGAAACCTTAGGCTTGAATAATTCCGCAACGATCTCCCAATATTCACTGGCAACAAATTTCTGAATTTGCCGCTCCCTCTCTACGATTAACCTTAATCCCACCGATTGCACGCGACCGGCGCTTAAGCCGCGGGCAAGTTTTTTCCACAGTAAGGGGCTTAAAAAATATCCGACAAGCCTATCTAGGACCCTGCGGCCGACCTGGGCCTCGATCATTTTAGTGTCAAACTCCCGGGCGCTTTTAAAAGCTTCAGCCACCGCCTGCGGAGTAATCTCATGAAAACTTACGCGCAAAACATCTTTACCTTTAAAGACCTTCTCTTTTATCTGCCAGCCAATCGCCTCGCCTTCCCGGTCAGGATCGGTAGCCACATATATTTTTTCTTTTGTCTTGGCTTCTTTCCTCAGCTGGGTTAATAATTTTTTCTTGGCGGGGATAACGACATATTCCGGCTCAAATTTATTTTCCACATCCACACCCAGCCTTTTAGCCGGCAGGTCAATAATGTGGCCCATTGAAGAAACTACGGTATAGTCTTGGCCTAAGATTTTGCCGATGGTTTTAGCCTTGGTCGGCGACTCAACGATAACCAGATTTTTACTCAATTATAATTCCTCATAAATTGTTTACCCGGCAATTCTCTAATTAATTTCTTAAACTGTAATTTTAAAACTAAACTCAACACCTGGCTAATAGGCAAAGAAGTCTTTTCCACTAAATCATCGATTGCCACCGGCTGCGGACCAATACATTCATAAAGCATCCCTTCCTCTTTTGCGCATTCAACCTCTTGTTTTGCTACCGAAATATTTGTTTCTTTTTTATCAACAACAGCTAAATTCAATTCCTCCAGGATATCATCGCAGCAGGTAACTAATTTTGCCCCCTGCTTAATCAAAGCGTTAGCTCCGGTTGAACCGCGGGAATCAATCCTTCCCGGTAAAGCAAAAACTTCCCTGCCCTGCTCTAAAGCAAAATCCGCCGTAATTAACGCCCCGCTATTCCTGGCGGCTTCAGTGATTAAAACACCCAAACTTAAACCACTGATTAAACGGTTACGCCGGGGAAAATTCTGCGCTAATGGCTTTGTTTCCATGGGAAATTCAGAAACCACTGCTCCGGATAAAGCAATATCTCTGGTTAAATCCGCGTTCTCCGCCGGATAGATATGGCTAAAACCGCTGCCCATCACCGCGATCGTGCGGCCTTTTACTTTCAGCGCTCCGCGATGCGCGCAGGTATCCACTCCTCTTGCCATCCCCGAAACAATCGTTATTCCTTGAGCGGATAATTGTCCGGCAAATTTTTCCGCCTGGTTTAATCCGTAAAACGAAGCTTGGCGCGAACCAACAATACCGATCGCTAAATTATCCTGCGCAATTATACTGCCTAAAACATAAAGCACAATCGGTGAGCCGGGTATTTCTTTAAGAGCTTGCGGATAATCCTGATCAAAGAGCGTAATAATTTTTAAGGCCGCCTTTTTTGCTAAAGCCAGATCATTTTCCAGGCGCCGGCAATCAAAAGAAACAATGCTTTCAGCTGTCTTCTCACCCACTACCTCAGCTAAATCGTTACGCTTGGCTTTAAATATCGCTTCAGGCTTCTTGAAAACCTTAAGTAAATTCTCCAGCCGCGCGCTTCCGATTTGCGGGATAATATTTAAACTTACCAAAGACTCGAAATCATTCATTTTTTGGCGGCGAGTATTTTGGAAATCTTGGCGACTACCTGTTTAACTGAAAGACCGGAGGTATCGATTGTCTTATCAGCTTGCGCGTAATAAGGCGCGCGCATCTTTAACAAAAGTTCAATACGTTCCTTGGGTTTTGCCACGTTCAGGATCGGCCGATGGTTGCTGGAGGAAACCCTCTTTAAGATCTCCTCGCAATTAGCGCAAAGACAGATCAAAACTCCGGTTTTTTTCATCAGCTTAATATTGTCTTTATCTAAAACTATTCCTCCGCCGCAGGCCACGACAAACTTTTTTTGGGTCGAGACCTGCTTTAAGAATTTTTTCTCAATCTTGCGGAAATACGGTTCACCCTCTTTAGCAAAAATATCGACGATCCTGCGCTGCTCTTTCAGTTCGATTAATTCATCCAGGTCGATAAAATTCCATTTCTTCTGCGCGGCCAACAGCCGGCCAACAGTAGTTTTTCCCGTACCCATAAATCCGACAAGATAAATATTCATATTTTATACAGGGACGGTTCTTAAAAAATAAAAAGAACCGTCCCTGATCTCTTAGCTGCCCTTATACGCTTCCAAAACAACTTCACTCAACTGCTGCTTGAGCTCTTTGGTCGAAGGATAAACCGTGTTATACCATTTCCCATCTTTGCCTTGATGGCGCGGCATACTCACAAATAACCCTTTTTCTCCGTTGACCACGCTAAAACCTTTGATCACTACTCCCGAAAATGAAACATCCGCAAAAGCCTTAAGCTTGGAATCGGTATCCAGCTTATAGATGCGGCTGACGCTGATTGCATTGTCTTGCATCCTAAATCACCTCCTTCTTACACCAATAGACGAAAGAGGCGATAGAATCTAACGGATTCTCTTTAAATAATTTTTATAACTTTCTTTTATATCTTGCAAACAATCAGAACCAAACTTTTCTAGAAAAGCCTCAGCTAAAATAAAGGCGGTTGCCGATTCCGCCACAACACCGGCAGATTCAACTACGCAGATATCCGAACGCTCAACCGCGGCCTTAGCCGGTTTTTTGGTCTGGATATTTACCGAATCCAGCGGATTCATCAAGGTGGAGATCGGCTTCATACAGCCGCGCAAAACAATCTCCTGGCCGTTAGATACGCCGCCCTCGATACCGCCGGCATTATTCGTCGAACGAAAATAGCCTTTTTTATTATTATAATAAATTGCATCATGGACTTCAGAGCCAAAACTCACCGCATACCCCAGGCCCAAGCCAACCTCAAAAGATTTCACTCCCGGAATAGAGATGATACCTGCGGCCAGGCGGCTATCCAGCCTGCGGTCAGCCTGCACATAACTTCCCAGGCCTACCGGAACATTTTTAGCAACTACCTCAAACACCCCGCCGACCGTATCTTTATTATCAATCGCCTCATTTATCCTGGCAATTATTCCTTGTTTGGTACACTCGCCGCCAACCGACAATACCTTGCTGGTAATGATAATTCCAAATTCATTCAGAAGCCGCTTGCATAAAACTCCTATGGCCACGGTAGCTACTGTACTGCGCGCTGAAGCCCGCTCCAATACTTCCCGAATATCCGTAAAACCGTATTTCAAT from Candidatus Omnitrophota bacterium encodes the following:
- a CDS encoding shikimate kinase; this translates as MNIYLVGFMGTGKTTVGRLLAAQKKWNFIDLDELIELKEQRRIVDIFAKEGEPYFRKIEKKFLKQVSTQKKFVVACGGGIVLDKDNIKLMKKTGVLICLCANCEEILKRVSSSNHRPILNVAKPKERIELLLKMRAPYYAQADKTIDTSGLSVKQVVAKISKILAAKK
- the dprA gene encoding DNA-processing protein DprA produces the protein MNDFESLVSLNIIPQIGSARLENLLKVFKKPEAIFKAKRNDLAEVVGEKTAESIVSFDCRRLENDLALAKKAALKIITLFDQDYPQALKEIPGSPIVLYVLGSIIAQDNLAIGIVGSRQASFYGLNQAEKFAGQLSAQGITIVSGMARGVDTCAHRGALKVKGRTIAVMGSGFSHIYPAENADLTRDIALSGAVVSEFPMETKPLAQNFPRRNRLISGLSLGVLITEAARNSGALITADFALEQGREVFALPGRIDSRGSTGANALIKQGAKLVTCCDDILEELNLAVVDKKETNISVAKQEVECAKEEGMLYECIGPQPVAIDDLVEKTSLPISQVLSLVLKLQFKKLIRELPGKQFMRNYN
- a CDS encoding chorismate synthase — its product is MLRCLTAGESHGKGMVAILEGIPAGLKVDAAAINKELKRRQSGFGRGRRMQIENDRAEIVSGLKNNLTLGSPVTLLIKNKDASIEKLHKVMAARPGHADLAGLLKYGFTDIREVLERASARSTVATVAIGVLCKRLLNEFGIIITSKVLSVGGECTKQGIIARINEAIDNKDTVGGVFEVVAKNVPVGLGSYVQADRRLDSRLAAGIISIPGVKSFEVGLGLGYAVSFGSEVHDAIYYNNKKGYFRSTNNAGGIEGGVSNGQEIVLRGCMKPISTLMNPLDSVNIQTKKPAKAAVERSDICVVESAGVVAESATAFILAEAFLEKFGSDCLQDIKESYKNYLKRIR
- a CDS encoding SpoVG family protein, giving the protein MQDNAISVSRIYKLDTDSKLKAFADVSFSGVVIKGFSVVNGEKGLFVSMPRHQGKDGKWYNTVYPSTKELKQQLSEVVLEAYKGS